The segment CACTCCTTGGTAAAATTCTTCATGTTTACCATAACGGGACAGCTCGATTACCGAAGCAACAGAGATAGGTCCTTTTTGTGCAATCTTCTTCGCCATCTTCAAAGCTTCATCCATCAAAACTTCTTCATCGACGGCTTTATTTGCAAGGCCCCATTGAACCGCTTCTTCCCCTGTTAAGGTATCGCTGGTGAACAGCATTTCAAAGGCTTTCGCAGAACCGACAAGTTTAGGTAAACGTTGTGTCCCAGCGAACCCTGGAATTAACCCTAACTGCAATTCAGGTAATCCAAGCTTAGCAGTTTTCGTTACCAACCGGATATGGCAGCCCATTGCAAGCTCCAGTCCTCCGCCCAATGCGGCACCATGGATGGCAGCAATGATCGGTTTAGGGAAATTCTCCATTCGTTCAAAAAGATCCTGGCCGAACTTTGCCAGCTGTGCAAATTCTTCCCCGGTTTCCACCGTGGTGAACTCTTTGATATCTGCTCCTGCTGAGAAGAATCTTCCTTCTCCGTGAAGCAATACCACCCTCACATCCTCTTGCTTCTCCAGGTCATCCATCAAGGATGAAAGCTCTTTCAAAACTACGGATGACAAAGCATTTGCCGGTGCTTTATTAATGGTGATGATAGCAATTCGGTCTTCTACTTTCATTTGCAAGAATTCCATAATAAATCCCTCCTTATGTAAAGCGAAGAGCTACTTAAGGTGTAGCTCCAAAACCTTTGATTAGTAATTCGTGCACTCTTGGCGCGATGGATGCCAGGTCGTACTTTTGGTCATTCATCACCCAGGTGGTAACCGTTTCATCTATCGTGCCGAACACCATCTGTCTTGCTAGTCGGACATCCAGG is part of the Sutcliffiella sp. FSL R7-0096 genome and harbors:
- a CDS encoding enoyl-CoA hydratase, with the protein product MEFLQMKVEDRIAIITINKAPANALSSVVLKELSSLMDDLEKQEDVRVVLLHGEGRFFSAGADIKEFTTVETGEEFAQLAKFGQDLFERMENFPKPIIAAIHGAALGGGLELAMGCHIRLVTKTAKLGLPELQLGLIPGFAGTQRLPKLVGSAKAFEMLFTSDTLTGEEAVQWGLANKAVDEEVLMDEALKMAKKIAQKGPISVASVIELSRYGKHEEFYQGVEKEAQLFGKVFTSEDGKEGITAFMEKRAPEFKGK